TCACCGGAGCGTGGTCGCTTGTATGGTTCCAGCTGCGTGGGTTTCGCCGGACGCTTGCAGATTTCAGCCATGGGGCAGCGACGGGGCTGAGGAGTAGATGGTCGATCCTGAGCCCGGCATCACGCGCGAACGAGTTCCGCCAATATTTCCAGAAGGTGTAGATCCTTTCGTTCGGATGCAAATGCCGGATCGCATCGGTCCATCCCTGGGCAAGAAGTTTGGCGTATGCCTTGCGGACCTCCGGGCGAAACAGCGCGTCGTTACGCCAGCGCTCGGGCTTGTAGACGTCCAGTTCGCCCGGCATCACGTTAAAATCTCCGATCAGCAATACGGGGATTTCCAGGTCGAGCAGTTCCAGTCCGTAGTTCTGCAGCCGCTTGAACCAGCGAAGCTTGTCATCAAACCTGGGGCCCGGTACGGGGTTGCCATTTGGCAGATACAATCCACCAATCAGCAGGCCATTGACCGCGGCCTCGATGTATCGGCTGTGTGCATCATTGGGGTCGCCGGGCAGACCCTTTCTCGTCAAATAGGGTTCCCTTTCCCGGGCGAGGATCGCCACGCCGTTCCAGCTCTTCTGTCCATGCCAGACGGCCCCGTAGCCTGCTTTTTCGATTTCTCGCCACGGAAACTTGTCGTCCGTTGTCTTC
The DNA window shown above is from Agrobacterium tumefaciens and carries:
- the xth gene encoding exodeoxyribonuclease III; amino-acid sequence: MKIATYNVNGINGRLEVLMRWLKEDIPDVVCLQELKTTDDKFPWREIEKAGYGAVWHGQKSWNGVAILAREREPYLTRKGLPGDPNDAHSRYIEAAVNGLLIGGLYLPNGNPVPGPRFDDKLRWFKRLQNYGLELLDLEIPVLLIGDFNVMPGELDVYKPERWRNDALFRPEVRKAYAKLLAQGWTDAIRHLHPNERIYTFWKYWRNSFARDAGLRIDHLLLSPVAAPWLKSASVRRNPRSWNHTSDHAPVMIEIDVPEDPGNP